In Cotesia glomerata isolate CgM1 linkage group LG3, MPM_Cglom_v2.3, whole genome shotgun sequence, one genomic interval encodes:
- the LOC123260634 gene encoding uncharacterized protein LOC123260634 — MNVEIKRGPRNSPIAQSITLGWIIYGAVTAKHASTSHAALHASLDTSLQDAIAKFWEQEEVPSGNSALNTAEEDECEVHFRQTHYRQPDGRYVVRLPLKAPEGQFGDCINTAMGSLHTLIIHLSREKDYSDMYCALMAEYIKLGHMVRVPINDLPANAYFLPHHGVLKLDSTNTKLRTVFNGSCATSTGISLNDIRHAGPKTQIDIFDVMLRIRCNMILFATDITKMFRQIEVDSLDWPL; from the coding sequence ATGAACGTTGAGATTAAACGTGGACCTCGCAATTCTCCGATTGCACAATCCATCACGCTTGGTTGGATTATCTATGGAGCTGTCACCGCTAAACACGCTTCCACGTCACACGCAGCATTACATGCGTCATTAGACACATCATTACAAGACGCTATCGCTAAGTTTTGGGAACAGGAAGAGGTTCCATCAGGTAATTCGGCGCTCAACACCGCTGAGGAAGACGAATGTGAAGTTCACTTTCGTCAAACGCATTATCGACAGCCTGATGGACGCTATGTAGTGAGATTACCGCTTAAAGCCCCCGAGGGTCAATTTGGCGACTGTATCAACACAGCCATGGGGTCACTCCACACATTAATAATTCACCTGTCGCGAGAAAAAGATTATTCTGACATGTATTGCGCGCTCATGGCAGAATACATAAAACTAGGACACATGGTTCGAGTACCAATCAATGACTTGCCCGCAAACGCTTACTTCTTGCCTCACCATGGGGTATTGAAGCTTGATAGCACCAATACGAAGCTTCGCACAGTGTTTAACGGTTCCTGTGCAACATCTACAGGAATTTCATTGAACGACATTCGACACGCAGGACCCAAAACGCAAATTGACATCTTCGACGTGATGTTGAGAATCCGCTGCAACATGATTCTATTCGCTACTGACATCACCAAGATGTTCAGACAGATTGAGGTTGATTCGCTTGATTGGCCACTTTAG